In a genomic window of Primulina huaijiensis isolate GDHJ02 chromosome 10, ASM1229523v2, whole genome shotgun sequence:
- the LOC140986889 gene encoding myb-related protein 308-like, which produces MGRSPCCEKAHTNKGAWTKEEDDRLIAYIRAHGEGCWRSLPKAAGLLRCGKSCRLRWINYLRPDLKRGNFTEDEDELIIKLHSLLGNKWSVIAGRLPGRTDNEIKNYWNTHIRRKLISRGIDPTTHRSINEPASPPVQEIKTISFNSAPKETKSTTSTTACGLSSKVEETIHAQEPVPDLNLELRISLPYQQDPFKTGGGRSGGSNSSTLCYDCSMPGIHKTEDCSCITTNSLISGSSNSGRYDFLGLKTGVLDYRSLEMK; this is translated from the exons ATGGGAAGGTCTCCTTGCTGTGAGAAAGCTCACACTAACAAAGGAGCATGGACCAAAGAAGAAGATGATCGCCTTATTGCTTACATAAGGGCTCACGGTGAGGGATGCTGGCGGTCACTGCCCAAAGCTGCCGGTCTCCTCCGCTGCGGCAAGAGCTGCCGCCTCCGGTGGATCAATTACTTGAGGCCTGATCTCAAGCGTGGCAACTTCACAGAAGATGAAGATGAACTCATCATCAAACTCCATAGCCTTCTTGGTAACAA ATGGTCTGTTATTGCCGGAAGATTACCGGGAAGAACGGATAACGAGATAAAGAATTACTGGAACACTCACATAAGAAGAAAACTCATAAGCCGGGGGATTGATCCCACAACCCACAGATCAATCAACGAACCCGCATCACCTCCAGTACAAGAAATCAAAACCATCTCTTTCAATTCTGCCCCAAAAGAAACTAAAAGTACTACCAGCACTACTGCATGTGGGCTTTCAAGTAAAGTAGAAGAAACGATCCATGCTCAAGAACCGGTTCCGGACCTGAATCTGGAGCTCCGAATCAGCCTCCCATACCAGCAAGATCCATTCAAGACAGGAGGAGGAAGGAGCGGCGGCAGCAACAGTAGTACACTGTGCTATGATTGTAGCATGCCGGGGATACACAAGACTGAAGATTGCAGTTGTATTACCACCAACAGTTTAATTAGTGGCAGCAGCAATTCTGGGAGATATGACTTTCTTGGGTTGAAGACTGGAGTTTTGGATTACAGAAGCTtggaaatgaaatga